Part of the Leucobacter insecticola genome is shown below.
ACCAGACTCGAAACACCGCGCGGGATCACGCGCTGCGAGGATCCCGCGATCACCGCCGAAATAGCCGCGACGATCACGGAAGCGAATCGCCGGGTCTCACCCACCGAGCAGGTGCAAGCTCAGACACTGGTGCAGATCCGCCCGAGCCGTATGGACGACTTCCAGACTCCTACACTCAAGCTGAAGCGACGCGAACTGATGCGCGAGTGTGCGCCTCTGGCCGATGAGATGTACCGCTAGGCAAGCTGCGCGATGGCCTCGCGGTACGAGCCGAAGTCTCGGGCTTGGCCGGGCTCGGTCTCAAACGAAGCAAGGACCTTGCGATCAGCGCCGATCAGGAGCGTTGCGCGCGTCGCAATTCCCCGTTCCTCGACGAACACGCCGTACTCCTTGGCGACACCGCCGTGCGGCCAGAAGTCGGAGAGGATGGAGAACTCGTAGCCCTCTTCTTTTGCCCACGCCTGCAGCGCAAACACCGAGTCGACGGAGATGCCAATGAGGCGCACTTTGCTGTCGGAGAACACCGAGAGATTGTCACGCAGCTCGCACAACTCTCCCGTGCAGATGCCCGAGAAAGCCAGCGGGAAAAAGACCAGCGCAACCGGCCCTCGGCGACGAGCTCCGAGAGCCGTAGCTCCTCACCGTGCTGGTCAGAGAGAGTGAAATCTGGCGCCACTGCGCCCTGTTGAAGCACCACGGTGCCTCCCTTCTGGCGCGTTCGGCACCGATGCTTGGACGGGTTTCTGGTGTTAAGACTATCGATCCTGCCGAATATTGTGCGATTTAGTTGCTTCTGGCCGAAAGATGCCGTGGTTTGTCGTTGATATTCGATAGTCTGGCGGTGACCCGCGGACCAGCGGGGACCGTTCGTGCTTCGTTACGGCTGCACCAAGCCGCGTTCGTTTCAAGCACGGCTCATGGTGAACGGAGTACCTATCTTGGCTGTGAACACGCAGGATCCATACGCACCTGATCATGATGATCTGGATCCCCAAGAAACGGCAGAGTGGCGTGAGTCGCTGGGTGCCGTCGTAGAAGAGCGGGGCGCCGGTCGTGGTCGCGAGATCATGACAAGCCTGCTCGATCAGTCGCGCAAACTGCACTTGAATGTGCCGCAGGTGCCGACGACCGACTACGTCAATACCATTGCCTCAGAAGACGAACCGGCGTTCGCGGGCAACGAAGAACTTGAGCGCAACTACCGCTCTTGGATTCGCTGGAACGCGGCGATGACCGTGCACCGCGCGCAGCGCCCCGGAGTCGGCGTTGGTGGACACATCTCCACCTACGCCTCCGCCGCCTCGCTGTACGAGGTCGGGTTCAACCATTTCTTCCGCGGTCAGGATCACCCAGGCGGTGGCGACCAGATTTTCGTGCAGGGCCACGCCTCCCCGGCATGTACGCTCGCGCGTTCCTCGAAGGGCGCCTCAGCGCCGACCAGCTCGACGGCTTCCGGCAAGAGAAGTCGCACCTCGGGAACGGCCTGCCGAGCTATCCTCACCCGCGCCTCGCCCCTGACTTCTGGCAGTTTCCGACCGTGTCGATGGGCCTGGGCCCGATCAATGCGATCTATCAGGCGCAGCTCAACAAGTACCTCACCAACCGCGGCATTAAGGATGCCTCTGACCAGCACGTCTGGGCGTTCCTCGGCGACGGCGAAATGGACGAGGTCGAGAGCCGCGGCCAGCTGCAGGTCGCCGCAAACGAGGGCCTCGATAACCTCACCTTCGTGATCAACTGCAACCTGCAGCGGCTCGACGGTCCGGTGCGTGGCAACGGCAAGATCATTCAGGAGCTCGAAAGCTATTTCCGCGGCGCCGGCTGGAACGTCATCAAGGTGATCTGGGGTCGCGAATGGGATGACCTTCTCGCCCGCGACACCGATGGCGCGCTGCTGAACCTCATGAACACCACCCCCGACGGTGACTTCCAGACCTACAAGGCCGAAAGTGGCGGCTTCGTGCGCGATCACTTCTTCGGACGAGACGAGCGCACGCTCAGCCTGGTGTCGGACTACACCGACGAACAGATCTGGGGACTTCGTCGCGGCGGTCACGACTACCGCAAGGTCTACGCGGCCTACAAGGCGGCGACCGAACACAAGGGGCGCCCGACGGTGATCCTGGCGAAGACCATCAAGGGGTACGGCCTCGGCCCGCACTTCGAGGGCCGCAACGCGACGCACCAGATGAAGAAGATGACGCTGGAAGATCTAAAGCTCTTCCGTGACACCATGCACATCCCGATTTCTGATGCGCAGCTCGAAGCTGATCCGTATCTCCCGCCCTACTACCACCCGGGCGAGAACGACGAAGCGATCCAGTACATCCACGAGCGGCGTCGCGCGCTCGGTGGCTACCTGCCGGAGCGGCGCACGAAGCACAAGGAACTCGCGCTGCCCGAGCCGAAGAGCTATGCGATCGCCGCGAAGGGATCCGGCACGCAAGAGGCCGCCACCACGATGGTCTTCGTGCGCATGCTGAAGGACCTCATGCGCGACAAGAACATGGGCTCGCGCTTCGTGCCGATCATCCCCGATGAGGCACGCACATTCGGCATGGACTCGTACTTCCCGACGTCGAAGATTTACAATCCTCACGGCCAAAATTATGTCTCCGTAGACCGCGAGCTCCTGCTCGCATATAAGGAAAGCCCCGAGGGCGTGCTCCTCCACGTCGGCATCAATGAGGCGGGCGCGACCGCCGCATTCACTGCGGTCGGCACCTCCTACTCAACCCACGGCGAGCCGCTCATCCCGGTCTACATCTTCTATTCGATGTTCGGCTTCCAACGCACCGGCGACGCCTTCTGGGCGGCCGGTGACCAGATGGCGCGCGGCTTTGTGCTTGGCGCGACTGCGGGCCGCACCACACTGACGGGCGAGGGCCTGCAGCACGCGGATGGGCACTCGATGGCACTCGCTGCGACAAACCCCGCTGTCATCGCTTACGATCCGGCCTACGGGTATGAGATGGGCCATATCGTCAAGGCTGGCCTCGAGCGGATGTACGGCGGCGAACACCCGGACCCGAACGTGATGTTCTACATCACGATCTACAACGAGCCCATCGTGCACCCGGCCGAACCCGAAAACGTGGATGCCGAGGGCATCGTTCGCGGGATCTACCGTGTCAGCCCAGCAGGCGCTGGCGAGCACGCAGCGCAGATCCTCGCCTCGGGAGTTGCCGTACCGTGGGCCATCGAGGCGCAAGAGCTTCTTGCCCGCGATTGGAACGTGGCCGCAGATGTGTGGAGTGTCACGAGCTGGAACGAACTCAGCCGCGATGGTGTTGCCGCCGAAGACCATAACTTCCGTCACATGGATGAGCCGGCTCGTGTGCCGTATCTCACGGAGAAGCTTGCCGGCCATGACGGCCCCGTTGTGGCGGTCAGTGACTGGGCGAAGCTCGTTCCCGAGCAGATCCGCCCATTCGTGCCCGGGGACTACTCTGTGCTCGGCGCCGATGGCTTCGGCTTCTCGGATACCCGCCAGGCGGCCCGCCGCTACTTCGGTATCGATCGCGAGTCGGTTGTCGTAAAGGTGCTACAGCGGCTTGCCGCGCAAGGCAAGATCGACGCGAGCATCCCCGCGAAGGCTGCCGCCCAGTATCGTTTGAACGATGTTAACGCGGGCACTACCGGCGGCGCCGGCGGTGAGGCATAGGACACGCCTCGATGGATCGCACGAAAGAACAGGAGCTCGCCTGGTTGCGCACGATCGCAGGCGAGCTCGCAACCCAGACGATCGCGCGGCTCGAAGACACCTTGCCCTGGTACGGCAATATGCCGCCGAGTCGCCGGTCAGCTGTTGGGTTGGTGGCTCAGACCGGCATTAGCTCCTTCGTTCAGTGGTACGAGGATCCGTCGGCGACCCCCTGGATCGCCTCGGACGTCTTCAGTTCCGCACCGCGCGAACTGCTGAGGTCAATTAGCCTGCAGGAGACGCTGCAGCTGATCCGGGTCGTCGTTTCGGTGGTTGAGGATCGCGTCGCACCCAGAAGCGAAGCATTGCGCGAAGCGATCATGCACTATTCCCGCGATGTCGCCTTCGCGGCAGCCGATGTGTACGCCCGCGCCGCTGAGGCTCGTGGCCTGTGGGACGCCCGCCTCGAAGCGCTCGTCGTTGACTCCATTCTCACGGGTGAATCTGATGATGAGTTGCCGAGCCGGATCGCGGCACTCGGTTGGCATGGTGATGGCGAGGCTGCGGTGCTGGTGGGCACCTCTGAACGTTTCGTCGACGTGGATCAGCTCCGCCGTTCGGCGCGCCATGCAGGTGCCGACGTACTTGTTGGGCTCCAGGGCACGCGCTTGGTCGTCGTGCTCGGGCGTATGGCTTCCCCGCCCAAAGATGGCAACGGCTCAGATACTGCACCTCTTTCGTTCCTTGAAATCGCGACGCGTCTTGCCGGAGGATTCTCCGACGGCCCACTCGTGCTTGGGCCCACTGTTGACAACCTCGTTGATGCATCCCGCAGCGCTCGTGCGGCGCTCGCCGGAGTTGCTGTGGCGAGGTCATGGCGCAACGCTCCCCGCCCGGTCGCGGCGGACGACCTGCTCCCTGAGCG
Proteins encoded:
- a CDS encoding redoxin domain-containing protein; the protein is MVFFPLAFSGICTGELCELRDNLSVFSDSKVRLIGISVDSVFALQAWAKEEGYEFSILSDFWPHGGVAKEYGVFVEERGIATRATLLIGADRKVLASFETEPGQARDFGSYREAIAQLA
- a CDS encoding PucR family transcriptional regulator encodes the protein MDRTKEQELAWLRTIAGELATQTIARLEDTLPWYGNMPPSRRSAVGLVAQTGISSFVQWYEDPSATPWIASDVFSSAPRELLRSISLQETLQLIRVVVSVVEDRVAPRSEALREAIMHYSRDVAFAAADVYARAAEARGLWDARLEALVVDSILTGESDDELPSRIAALGWHGDGEAAVLVGTSERFVDVDQLRRSARHAGADVLVGLQGTRLVVVLGRMASPPKDGNGSDTAPLSFLEIATRLAGGFSDGPLVLGPTVDNLVDASRSARAALAGVAVARSWRNAPRPVAADDLLPERALAGDGLARRTLIEQIYEPLSAHSGELLETLWCYLDNGRSLEATARELFVHPNTVRYRLKKVSEVIGWNATGAREALILQSALIAGSIAQHGVRRAAPLKK